In the genome of Populus trichocarpa isolate Nisqually-1 chromosome 6, P.trichocarpa_v4.1, whole genome shotgun sequence, one region contains:
- the LOC7497636 gene encoding potassium channel AKT1: MDTLRNRGVFRVSVCGQEELERLSRDGSHYSLTTGILPSLGARSNRRVKLNRFIISPYDRRYRIWETFLVVLVIYTAWVSPFEFGFLKKPERPLSICDNVVNGFFATDIVLTFFLAYLDKTTYLLVDDRKKIAWKYATSWLPLDIISTTPTELARKISPKPFQSYGFFNMLRLWRLRRVSALFSRLEKDRNYNYFWVRCAKLICVTLFAVHSAGCFYYLIAARYHDPQRTWIGASLGDNFLEQSLWRRYVTSIYWSITTLTTVGYGDLHPVNTREMMFDIFYMLFNLGLTAYLIGNMTNLVVHGTSRTRRFRDTIQAASSFAQRNQLPVRLQDQMLAHLCLKFRTDSEGLQQQETLDSLPKAIRSSISHYLFYSLVDKVYLFRGVSNDLLFQLVSEMKAEYFPPNEDVILQNEAPTDFYILVTGAVDLLVMKNGVEQVVGEAKTGDLCGEIGVLCCRPQLFTVRTKRLSQLLRLNRTAFLNIVQANVGDGTIIVNNLLQYLKELKDPIMEGVLLETENMLARGRMDLPLTLCFAALRGDDLLLHQLLKRGLDPNESDNNGRSAMHIAASKGSENCVLLLLDHGADPNCRDSDGNVPLLEAMLGGHEAVAKLLIQNGASIHHGDVGHFACTAAEKNNLNLLNEIVRYGGDVTSPRNNGITALHVAVCEDNAEIVRFLLDQGADIDKPDDVHGWTPRGLAEQQGHEEIRFIFQTRKEAKTQSFVAIPEKQDYGIRFLGRFTSEPTIRPLSQEGSFPATDASWSQTRPRRRTNNFHNSIFGMMSAAHRGKKDLLFPISHTSGHGASPARVTISCPEKEEVAGKLVLLPNSFQALLEIGAKKFDISPAKVMSKDRAEIDDIEVIRDGDHLIFATDGMQETNYKDS; encoded by the exons ATGGACACTCTGCGAAACAGAGGTGTCTTCAGGGTTTCAGTATGTGGGCAAGAGGAGTTAGAGCGGCTGTCAAGGGATGGTAGCCATTACAGTCTCACAACAGGGATTTTGCCTTCACTTGGTGCAAGAAGTAACCGAAGAGTTAAGCTCAATAGGTTTATTATATCGCCTTATGACCGTCGTTACAG AATATGGGAGACATTTCTCGTTGTTCTGGTCATCTATACGGCTTGGGTATCACCTTTCGAATTTGGATTTCTCAAAAAACCAGAGAGACCACTCTCCATCTGCGATAATGTTGTCAATGGATTCTTTGCTACGGATATTGTTTTAACCTTCTTTTTGGCTTACCTTGATAAAACCACCTACCTACTTGTTGATGATCGCAAGAAGATTGCATGGAAGTATGCCACTTCCTGGTTGCCTTTGGATATCATATCCACAACCCCCACTGAACTAGCTCGGAAGATCTCCCCTAAACCATTCCAGTCCTATGGCTTCTTCAACATGCTTCGCCTTTGGCGTCTCCGAAGAGTCAGTGCCCTGTTTTCTAG ATTGGAGAAAGATAGGAACTATAACTATTTCTGGGTCCGGTGTGCTAAACTTATATGT GTCACTCTTTTTGCCGTACACTCCGCCGGATGCTTCTATTATCTTATTGCTGCACGCTACCATGATCCGCAGAGGACATGGATTGGAGCATCCCTaggagacaatttcctagagcAGAGTTTATGGAGAAGATACGTGACTTCCATTTACTGGTCTATTACTACTCTAACAACTGTGGGATATGGTGATCTGCATCCCGTGAACACAAGGGAGATGATGTTTGACATCTTCTACATGCTCTTCAACCTTGGATTGACGGCATACTTAATAGGAAACATGACGAACTTGGTTGTGCACGGGACTAGTCGAACTAGAAGATTT AGAGATACAATTCAAGCTGCTTCAAGTTTCGCTCAGAGGAACCAGCTGCCTGTTCGCCTACAAGATCAGATGCTTGCACATTTGTGCTTGAAGTTCAGGACAGATTCAGAGGGGCTGCAGCAGCAAGAGACTCTTGATTCCCTTCCAAAAGCCATCCGTTCAAGCATTTCACATTATCTTTTCTACTCTCTTGTGGACAAGGTCTACTTGTTTCGAGGGGTTTCCAATGACTTGCTTTTCCAGTTG GTCTCAGAGATGAAAGCCGAGTATTTTCCTCCCAACGAAGACGTGATCCTGCAGAATGAAGCACCAACAGACTTTTATATACTTGTTACTGGTGCTGTG GATCTACTTGTTATGAAAAATGGAGTTGAACAG GTTGTTGGCGAGGCTAAAACTGGTGATCTTTGCGGTGAAATTGGAGTACTGTGTTGTAGGCCACAGCTCTTCACAGTGCGAACCAAGAGATTGAGCCAACTACTACGACTGAACCGTACTGCGTTCTTGAATATTGTTCAGGCCAATGTTGGAGACGGGACCATAATCGTGAACAATCTCCTTCAG TATTTGAAAGAACTGAAAGACCCAATTATGGAAGGAGTATTGCTGGAGACGGAGAACATGCTAGCTCGTGGTAGAATGGACCTACCTCTCACTCTATGCTTTGCAGCACTAAGAGGAGACGACCTTTTGTTGCATCAGTTGTTGAAACGGGGCCTGGATCCAAATGAATCAGACAACAATGGGAGGTCAGCAATG CATATAGCAGCCTCCAAGGGAAGTGAGAACTGTGTCCTACTTCTACTGGATCATGGAGCTGATCCTAACTGCCGAG ACTCGGATGGAAATGTACCACTATTGGAGGCAATGCTGGGAGGCCATGAAGCAGTGGCCAAACTACTGATACAAAATGGTGCAAGCATACATCATGGAGATGTGGGCCATTTTGCATGCACTGCTGCTGAGAAAAACAACTTGAACTTGCTCAATGAAATTGTTCGATATGGAGGGGATGTGACAAGTCCAAGGAACAATGGCATCACTGCTCTGCATGTAGCAGTGTGTGAGGACAACGCTGAAATAGTGAGATTCCTCTTGGATCAAGGTGCTGATATTGACAAACCAGATGATGTCCATGGTTGGACTCCAAGGGGTCTAGCTGAGCAACAAGGACATGAAGAAATAAGATTCATTTTCCAAACTCGTAAAGAGGCTAAAACGCAATCCTTTGTTGCTATTCCTGAGAAGCAGGATTATGGAATTCGATTTCTTGGGAGGTTTACAAGTGAACCAACTATTCGACCTCTGTCTCAAGAAGGTTCATTCCCAGCTACAGATGCATCATGGAGTCAAACCCGTCCGAGGCGCAGGACTAACAATTTTCACAACTCAATCTTCGGGATGATGTCAGCTGCCCACAGAGGGAAGAAAGACTTGCTGTTCCCAATCAGCCATACTAGTGGTCATGGAGCTAGTCCTGCTAGAGTAACAATTAGTTGCCCAGAAAAGGAAGAAGTTGCAGGAAAGCTTGTTCTACTTCCAAATAGCTTTCAGGCATTGCTTGAGATTGGTGCTAAAAAATTCGACATCTCACCCGCCAAAGTAATGAGCAAGGATAGAGCTGAAATTGATGACATTGAGGTGATTAGAGATGGTGATCATCTTATATTTGCCACTGATGGAATGCAAGAGACTAACTACAAAgactcataa
- the LOC127905507 gene encoding uncharacterized protein LOC127905507: MAASLGREPSPMELFLETHVRSQDRQKGVQQFVDNRAQHFVETYNSRLRERYGDNPSTHPDFDPDLWMEAGSSGGPDKNRVYGLSNTTADNLRSTRSVSTVGSSPSVSNTQSEEFIALKQQYQQLSTNYDELRQIVMEMRSKMGDDTCAASFWPFGLGNNQPPPPPPPPPAPPLF, translated from the exons atg gctgcgtctcttggacgtgaaccgagtccaatggagctgtttctagagacgcatgtgcggagtcaagaccgccaaaaaggggtgcagcagttcgtggacaaccgtgctcagcacttcgtg gagacctataatagccggttgagggagagatatggggacaatccgtcgacccatccagatttcgatccagatttgtggatggaggcgggatcgtctggtggacccgataaaaacagggtctacgggctctccaacactacggctgacaacttgcgttcgactcgtagtgtctcaactgttggaagctctccatcagtatcgaacacccagtctgaggagttcattgcgttgaaacaacaatatcaacaactctcgacgaattatgatgagctccgtcaaatagtcatggagatgagatcaaagatgggtgacgatacttgtgcagcttctttttggccgtttggtctcgggaacaaccagcctcctcctcctccgcctcctcctccagctccgccgctattctag